One Granulicella sp. 5B5 DNA window includes the following coding sequences:
- a CDS encoding 3-hydroxyacyl-CoA dehydrogenase NAD-binding domain-containing protein, with translation MKIAIIGAGRLGRAFALRCAAAGLDVVLEDVMPANLRRAQDEYAELGVAGSLRVALTVEDAVREADVAVDFVPDELESKLEIFSLLDRMAPPKTVLCTPTDALSMTDLASCTYRAALCVGVRGGLAGEAVELVRSRFVAEDSLRVVAGMLARVGIAATVVEDREEPMLVKNRE, from the coding sequence ATGAAGATTGCCATCATCGGGGCAGGCAGGCTGGGCCGGGCGTTTGCGCTGCGCTGCGCGGCCGCCGGCTTGGATGTGGTGCTGGAAGATGTGATGCCGGCGAACCTGCGGCGTGCTCAGGATGAGTATGCGGAGCTGGGCGTGGCGGGTTCGTTGCGCGTCGCCTTGACGGTGGAAGATGCCGTGCGCGAGGCCGACGTCGCGGTGGACTTTGTGCCGGATGAGCTGGAGTCGAAGCTGGAGATCTTCAGCCTGCTGGACCGGATGGCTCCGCCGAAGACGGTTCTTTGTACTCCGACGGATGCTTTGAGCATGACGGACCTGGCGAGCTGCACGTATCGCGCGGCGTTATGCGTGGGTGTGCGCGGTGGGCTGGCGGGGGAGGCTGTCGAGTTGGTGCGGAGCCGGTTTGTTGCGGAGGATTCGCTGCGCGTAGTGGCGGGGATGCTTGCGCGGGTGGGGATTGCGGCGACGGTGGTGGAAGACCGGGAAGAGCCGATGCTGGTCAAAAATAGGGAGTAG
- a CDS encoding DinB family protein: protein MPQSLHDIAAILERTPSALNILLRNLPDTWTQRNEGPDTWTPKQIVAHYIHTDRHNWLPRIQLILDAATPPSFASMSRVPDSEDPNNKSLPELLDIFTLLRRRNLTTLRARDLQPAALERTAIHPAFGEVTLGNLLATWAAHDLTHLHQLSRTLAHQLREDVGPWTAYLGVMHCTAHSI, encoded by the coding sequence ATGCCACAGTCACTCCATGACATCGCCGCCATCCTCGAGCGCACCCCCTCCGCCCTCAACATCCTCCTCCGCAACCTGCCCGACACCTGGACACAGCGCAACGAAGGCCCCGACACCTGGACGCCAAAGCAAATCGTCGCGCACTACATCCACACCGACCGCCACAACTGGCTCCCGCGCATCCAACTCATCCTCGACGCAGCAACACCACCCAGCTTCGCCAGCATGTCCCGCGTCCCCGACAGCGAAGACCCCAACAACAAATCCCTCCCCGAACTCCTCGACATCTTCACGCTTCTACGCCGCCGCAACCTCACCACTCTGCGCGCCCGCGACCTCCAACCCGCAGCCCTCGAACGCACAGCCATCCACCCAGCCTTCGGCGAGGTCACTCTAGGCAACCTCCTCGCAACCTGGGCCGCGCACGACCTAACCCACCTCCACCAGCTCTCCCGCACCCTAGCCCACCAGCTCCGCGAAGACGTAGGCCCATGGACAGCCTACCTCGGCGTCATGCACTGCACCGCCCACAGCATCTAG